A single window of Salvia splendens isolate huo1 chromosome 8, SspV2, whole genome shotgun sequence DNA harbors:
- the LOC121746028 gene encoding cysteine proteinase inhibitor 5-like translates to MASKYVHNLYVILSIVAVAVPIVATVSLGARAGGWKPIGKPNAAQVVAIGKFAVAEHNKEKKTSLVFVCVEKGESQVVNGINYRLVISAKDGAADKTYSAVVYSSLSGSQSLTSFQPIEN, encoded by the coding sequence ATGGCATCCAAATATGTTCACAATTTGTACGTGATTCTCTCAATTGTGGCGGTGGCGGTTCCGATCGTGGCCACGGTCTCCCTAGGGGCGAGAGCTGGCGGTTGGAAGCCAATCGGGAAACCGAACGCAGCGCAGGTGGTTGCGATCGGAAAATTCGCGGTAGCGGAACACAACAAAGAGAAGAAGACGTCGttggtgtttgtttgtgtgGAGAAGGGAGAGTCGCAGGTGGTTAATGGTATCAATTACCGGCTCGTCATCTCCGCCAAGGATGGCGCCGCTGACAAAACCTATTCCGCCGTTGTTTATTCCAGCCTCTCGGGATCCCAATCCCTCACTTCCTTCCAACCAATTGAAAACTAA
- the LOC121746226 gene encoding tonoplast dicarboxylate transporter-like, producing MGNGQMQLTHFLSQFLVEKKKIIINHLSFSSHPKMKNSGAADVDDPKAPLLPLQDPSEAGSRSFGPTMRSILTLNNFFILLGPLLCAVVCLTVKLNGGGTTSRNMLGVLAWIFTWWMTEAVPMPITSMAPLFLFPLFGISSADDVAHSYMDDVISLVLGSFILALAVEHYNIHRRLALNITILFCGEPLNPPLLLLGICGTTAFVSMWMHNVAAAMMMMPVATGILQRLPTGEAQSELVSKFCKAVVLGVIYAAAVGGMSTLTGTGVNLVLVGMWKSYFPEADPISFSTWSFFALPLALLIFVALWAILCLLYCRKGTSLALSAYLDRAHLKSELLLLGPIAFAEKMVLVLFSLLVVLWMTRNITDDIPGWGSLFGDRVGDGTASVMVATLLFIIPNKKQAGEKLMDWNKCKKLPWSIVLLLGAGFAIAEGVQTSGLADVLSEMLGFLEAAPYWAIAPAVGIVSGVITEFTSNNATTTLVVPLLIQIAKIMHLHPLLLMVPGAIGAQFAFLLPTGTPSNIVGFSTGHIQISDMVVAGTPLKVAGILALSIMMPTLGAYVFGTDEPMLNFSRSKM from the exons ATGGGCAATGGCCAAATGCAACTAACACATTTCCTCTCACAATTTTtagttgaaaagaaaaaaataataataaaccaTTTATCATTTTCTTCCCACCCAAAGATGAAGAACAGCGGCGCGGCCGACGTGGATGACCCGAAAGCCCCACTTCTTCCGCTCCAAGATCCGAGTGAGGCCGGATCGCGGAGCTTCGGTCCAACTATGAGATCCATTTTGACATTAAACAACTTTTTCATCCTGCTTGGTCCCTTACTCTGCGCCGTGGTATGTCTGACCGTGAAGTTGAACGGCGGCGGCACCACCAGCCGGAACATGCTGGGGGTGCTGGCATGGATCTTCACGTGGTGGATGACGGAGGCGGTGCCGATGCCGATAACCTCGATGGCGCCGCTCTTCCTCTTCCCCTTGTTCGGAATCTCCTCCGCCGACGACGTCGCCCATTCCTACATGGATGACGTCATCTCGCTCGTGCTTGGAAGCTTCATTCTCGCGCTTGCTGTTGAGCATTACAACATACACCGGAGATTAGCTCTCAAT ATAACGATATTATTCTGCGGCGAACCGCTGAATCCTCCTCTTCTGCTGCTGGGAATATGTGGGACGACAGCATTCGTGAGCATGTGGATGCACAATGTGGCGGCGGCGATGATGATGATGCCCGTGGCGACCGGAATCCTGCAGCGGTTGCCGACGGGGGAGGCTCAGTCGGAGCTGGTGTCGAAATTCTGCAAGGCGGTGGTGCTTGGGGTGATATACGCGGCGGCAGTGGGCGGGATGAGCACTCTGACAGGGACAGGTGTCAACCTCGTATTGGTGGGAATGTGGAAGAGCTATTTCCCTGAAGCCGATCCCATCAGCTTCAGCACCTGGTCTTTCTTTGCCCTTCCTCTCGCCTTGCTTATTTTTGTTGCGCTTTGGGCCATCCTCTGCTTGCTCTACTGCAGAAAAGGCACCAGCCTCGCCCTCTCTGCTTACTTGGACAGGGCCCACTTGAAGAGCGAGCTCCTTCTCCTTG GTCCAATTGCCTTTGCAGAAAAGATGGTACTTGTTCTGTTCTCG CTTTTGGTAGTATTGTGGATGACACGGAACATAACGGACGACATACCTGGCTGGGGATCTCTGTTTGGCGACCGCGTGGGCGATGGAACTGCCAGC GTGATGGTGGCGACGCTACTATTCATAATCCCAAACAAAAAACAAGCAGGTGAGAAGCTAATGGACTGGAACAAATGCAAGAAGCTGCCGTGGAGCATTGTGCTGCTTTTGGGGGCAGGGTTCGCCATCGCCGAGGGTGTCCAGACGAGCGGGCTAGCGGACGTGCTCTCGGAGATGCTGGGGTTCCTGGAGGCAGCGCCGTACTGGGCCATAGCCCCCGCGGTGGGGATTGTGAGCGGCGTCATCACGGAGTTCACCTCCAACAACGCGACCACCACTCTGGTGGTGCCACTGCTGATCCAGATCGCAAAGATCATGCATCTCCACCCACTGCTGCTCATGGTCCCCGGTGCTATCGGCGCGCAGTTCGCTTTCCTGCTGCCGACGGGGACGCCGTCGAATATCGTGGGATTCAGCACGGGTCATATTCAGATAAGTGATATGGTGGTAGCCGGGACTCCCCTCAAAGTTGCTGGAATTCTCGCTCTTTCCATTATGATGCCTACCCTCG GGGCGTATGTTTTTGGTACAGATGAGCCAATGCTCAACTTTTCAAGGAGTAAAATGTAG